A DNA window from Novosphingobium sp. RL4 contains the following coding sequences:
- a CDS encoding homoserine dehydrogenase, producing MVEPLNIALAGLGTVGTGVVRLIETNAELIARRARRPIRIAAVSARDRTKDRGVDLSRYDWVDDPAALAARPDVDVVVEMVGGSDGPALALARNAIGQGKGLVTANKAMIAHHGLELASAAEKAGVALKFEAAVAGGIPVIKGLSEGAAANAIERVYGILNGTCNYILSTMEDTGRDFGDVLAEAQRMGYAEADPTFDVEGIDAAHKLSILAAIAFGSRLRFDAVETTGISRVKAADIEQARSLGYVIRLIGMSEVDRADGSSRLFQRVHPHLVPFDHPLAHVDGATNAVVAEGNFMGRLLFQGAGAGDGPTASAVVADIMDIARGEKGAAFSMPEGELEAMEPAPTGHRRGRCYIRFTVPDRPGVLANITAAMRDAGVSIASMIQKGEAEQAGEAILAIVTHDGPESAVNEALRILDGSDSLTARPLVMQIIEG from the coding sequence ATGGTTGAACCGCTGAATATTGCGCTGGCCGGTCTGGGGACCGTCGGCACGGGTGTCGTCCGTCTCATCGAGACCAATGCCGAACTGATTGCCCGCCGTGCGCGGAGGCCGATTCGCATTGCCGCCGTCAGCGCGCGTGACCGCACGAAGGATCGCGGTGTCGACCTTTCGCGCTATGACTGGGTAGACGACCCCGCTGCGCTTGCCGCTCGCCCCGATGTCGATGTGGTGGTGGAGATGGTCGGCGGCTCGGACGGTCCTGCACTGGCGCTGGCGCGCAATGCCATCGGCCAGGGCAAGGGCCTTGTCACCGCCAACAAGGCGATGATCGCGCACCATGGCCTGGAACTGGCTTCCGCTGCCGAAAAGGCTGGGGTTGCGCTCAAGTTCGAGGCGGCGGTGGCGGGCGGAATCCCGGTGATCAAGGGCCTTAGCGAAGGCGCTGCAGCCAATGCCATAGAACGGGTCTACGGCATACTGAACGGCACCTGCAATTACATCCTGTCCACCATGGAGGATACCGGGCGCGACTTTGGCGATGTTCTCGCCGAGGCCCAGCGCATGGGTTATGCAGAGGCCGATCCGACCTTCGACGTCGAGGGCATCGACGCCGCGCACAAGCTCTCTATCCTGGCTGCGATCGCCTTCGGATCGCGTCTGCGCTTCGATGCGGTGGAGACGACCGGCATTTCCCGCGTGAAGGCTGCTGACATCGAGCAGGCACGTTCGCTGGGCTATGTGATCCGCCTGATCGGCATGAGCGAGGTTGACCGGGCAGACGGTTCCAGCCGCCTGTTCCAGCGGGTCCATCCGCATCTGGTGCCGTTCGACCATCCGCTGGCCCATGTCGATGGTGCGACCAATGCGGTTGTCGCCGAGGGCAATTTCATGGGGCGCCTGCTGTTCCAGGGTGCCGGTGCCGGTGACGGGCCGACCGCCAGCGCCGTCGTTGCCGATATCATGGATATCGCGCGCGGTGAGAAGGGGGCGGCGTTCTCGATGCCCGAGGGCGAACTGGAGGCGATGGAGCCGGCGCCGACCGGGCACCGCCGCGGACGGTGCTACATCCGCTTCACCGTGCCGGACCGTCCGGGCGTGCTGGCCAACATCACGGCGGCCATGCGCGATGCCGGCGTCTCGATCGCCAGCATGATCCAGAAGGGCGAGGCCGAGCAGGCTGGCGAGGCGATCCTTGCCATCGTCACGCATGATGGCCCCGAATCGGCCGTGAACGAAGCGCTGCGCATCCTCGACGGATCGGACAGCCTGACCGCCCGGCCGCTGGTGATGCAGATCATCGAGGGGTGA
- a CDS encoding TonB family protein, with amino-acid sequence MAYADQQMSGNKITALVIVALIHVFVGYALVTGLAYQAAQQVIKKVTTVDIKEEKPKEEEPPPPPPEPQENTPPPPIVAPPPPINIAPAPPPVQTVITPPPAPPVVITTAAPPAPPAPPAAPPGPSKARGVSPKGQAGWAARIQNNYPTKAAREEREGRVGVRVAIGPDGKVTSCSVTSSSGSPDLDEAACDGMTRYARYNPALDDAGNPIAGSTSTAIVYKLN; translated from the coding sequence ATGGCTTACGCTGACCAGCAAATGAGCGGTAACAAGATTACCGCGCTTGTCATTGTTGCGCTGATCCACGTCTTTGTAGGCTATGCGCTCGTCACGGGCCTGGCCTACCAGGCTGCGCAACAGGTCATCAAGAAGGTGACCACAGTCGACATCAAGGAAGAGAAACCGAAGGAGGAAGAGCCGCCGCCGCCGCCGCCGGAGCCGCAGGAAAATACCCCGCCGCCTCCGATCGTAGCGCCGCCGCCGCCGATCAACATCGCCCCGGCACCGCCGCCGGTGCAGACGGTGATCACACCTCCGCCGGCACCGCCGGTGGTGATCACGACCGCGGCGCCCCCGGCACCGCCGGCACCGCCGGCTGCGCCTCCCGGACCGTCAAAGGCTCGCGGCGTTTCGCCGAAGGGTCAGGCTGGCTGGGCTGCCCGCATTCAGAACAACTACCCGACCAAGGCTGCTCGTGAAGAGCGTGAAGGCCGCGTCGGTGTACGCGTTGCGATCGGTCCCGACGGCAAGGTCACGAGTTGCTCCGTCACTTCTTCGAGCGGTAGCCCCGATCTCGACGAAGCGGCTTGCGACGGCATGACCCGTTATGCGCGCTACAACCCCGCGCTTGACGATGCCGGCAACCCGATCGCGGGCAGCACTTCGACGGCGATCGTCTACAAGCTCAACTAA